The Apium graveolens cultivar Ventura chromosome 11, ASM990537v1, whole genome shotgun sequence genome has a window encoding:
- the LOC141697531 gene encoding enoyl-[acyl-carrier-protein] reductase, mitochondrial-like: MASSCLLKSLTLKPLLKPYTCPILINHFSYLKFTFRSFSAAMSPPSLAVMYDQEGPPDSVTKIVDVPAVEVKENDICVKMLAAPINPSDINRIQGVYPVRPDVPAVGGYEGVGEVHSLGSAVTGFSPGDLVIPCPPSFGTWQTYVVKDQSVWHKVDKGTPVEYAATVFVNPLTALRMLEDFVDLNPGDAIVQNGATSIVGQCIIQLARIRGIRSINIIRDRAGSDEAKEKLKKLGADEIYTESQLAVKNVKSLLANIPEPALGFNCVGGNAATLVLKFLRQRGTMVTYGGMSKKPVTVSTSAFIFKELSLRGFWLQNLMSSAKGEGCKSMVDYLLGLARVGKLTYEMESTPFKDFHTALDKSLGKLGSQPKQIIKF; the protein is encoded by the exons ATGGCTTCTTCCTGTCTTTTAAAATCACTAACCCTAAAACCCCTTCTAAAACCCTACACTTGTCCCATCTTAATCAACCATTTCTCTTATCTCAAATTCACCTTCCGTTCATTCTCCGCTGCCATGTCACCCCCTTCTCTTGCGGTTATGTATGATCAGGAAGGCCCTCCTGACTCGGTCACCAA AATTGTGGATGTACCTGCAGTTGAAGTAAAAGAGAATGATATTTGTGTCAAGATGCTCGCTGCTCCTATTAATCCCTCCGATATTAATAGAATTCAAG GTGTATACCCTGTGAGGCCAGATGTTCCGGCAGTTGGTGGTTATGAGGGCGTTGGAGAGGTACACTCACTGGGCTCTGCAGTGACGGGTTTTTCTCCTGGAGATTTAGTCATTCCATGTCCGCCTAGTTTTG GTACGTGGCAGACATACGTGGTGAAAGACCAGAGTGTTTGGCATAAAGTTGATAAGGGGACACCAGTAGAATATGCTGCCACTGTGTTTGTCAACCCTTTGACGGCCTTAAGGATGCTCGAGGACTTTGTGGATCTAAATCCAG GAGATGCCATTGTGCAAAATGGGGCTACAAGCATCGTTGGACAGTGCATCATTCAGCTTGCTCGAATTCGTGGTATCAGGAGCATTAATATAATAAGGGACAG AGCCGGCTCAGATGAAGCAAAAGAAAAACTGAAAAAGCTGGGTGCTGATGAAATATATACAGAGAGCCAACTGGCAGTGAAAAATGTGAAAAGTCTTCTG GCTAATATTCCTGAACCAGCTTTGGGATTTAACTGTGTTGGTGGAAATGCTGCAACTCTGGTTTTGAAATTCTTGAG GCAGCGAGGAACCATGGTAACATATGGTGGAATGTCTAAGAAGCCTGTCACTGTATCAACATCGGCCTTTATATTTAAG GAACTTTCCTTGAGGGGATTTTGGTTGCAAAATTTGATGAGTTCTGCTAAAGGAGAAGGGTGCAAGAGTATGGTGGATTACCTTTTGGGCCTCGCGCGTGTAGGGAAATTGACATACGA GATGGAATCAACCCCTTTTAAGGATTTCCATACAGCGTTGGATAAATCACTGGGAAAGCTAGGAAGCCAGCCTAAACAAATCATTAAATTTTAA